In a single window of the Dethiosulfovibrio faecalis genome:
- a CDS encoding phage tail tape measure protein — MPGGGEIWIKIGAEVSGAVKSLDGLADSVGSMGKKISGMGKSMGTVFDPLMKGLTAGVAAVSSTVAGLTAASLSIGGDFEEAMLKVQGVSGATAEELQSMTDVARQLGADLPVSASDAASAMYSLSSAGFNAGQVMDSVQSVVSLSIAQNYDLGESANAVVMALKSYSLEASESERVTDVFNNSISSSMMTMEKFQSALRYVGPVASKLGLSLETTAAAMSTLADAGLDGSQIGTSLRSVMLKLIDPTDEAAKVLSRLGVKAYDTATGKLRPLDEIFRQLKDSGMDAADAARIFGTEGATAGLTLAGMADKLKDLEAQMGKTGTTQELLAKQMESWNNKLKEVQSALSETMMITFDGMKENAKGVIGTVKEIIDSFNTWAKETGVLGDSVKAFFDGLGSGMGSVDEFKDKLNSLDVEEISKGFENFGEGVSKLVGALKDLGDMIPWGWLINNFKGLALAITGLWATGKIITVCGNIALLGEKLIWLLNAAIIPLMTTPLGGLFAALGVTVGVLTKKLYDFSKAQDEAWDAKESADQMEENARNYTEAVKGNAEALAKLPPYYREMADASIKAKEEAKKSAEETQRNIDKMKEQAEAGTFSIENVMAVYGDKIKQLAQEAGKAGQDIKSYVLQGLGDMPESTRKVVAQAVDLMGEELGRGNDALQKGFSPLGVDELGAALEKVRAMSKEVQAKGKKAMEVFGLSSSEAGAVMKEELLKTVIGIKDQFEESSPYMATAFVSAMEKMGMSGGDALIKAVSSKLRGGIGTPLEEMTDGEALKQALKNLDKNILVARQQAEEAISSFGTPRDNAMETFREQVIKEASHLESELKNKNPHLADAFVRALTDAGKRGGGKLFEEISKALKAAKDAGEAELSGIAKTSQEESWIDGKKTLFQGGDFAQIDKEVQRIKALVSAGYRQMNEENEKEIVTSWTQNGKAVTEVFDKTFATIRRQSVDLFDSISSKKADGAASPASPVGIGFDGGEPMKNLKSVGATLSTEATVVVREIQGVLSRGLSSMEIPLSGITKSLSVSAGVMGETIVRGINQILQKSAPALEASGTILGTAMGNAMAKGIDRSLSASFARLEKKIAGMQSSIKNSSSQAATSGTTGTLAQELAEKGGGL; from the coding sequence ATGCCGGGTGGCGGAGAAATATGGATCAAGATAGGTGCGGAAGTATCCGGGGCAGTCAAGAGCCTGGACGGGCTCGCCGATAGCGTCGGGTCCATGGGGAAAAAGATCTCTGGGATGGGCAAGAGCATGGGGACGGTTTTTGACCCTCTCATGAAGGGGCTCACCGCCGGAGTCGCGGCTGTGTCCTCCACCGTTGCAGGGTTGACCGCCGCCTCTCTCTCCATCGGTGGAGATTTCGAGGAAGCCATGTTGAAGGTGCAAGGGGTCTCCGGCGCGACTGCGGAGGAGCTCCAGAGCATGACCGACGTGGCCAGGCAATTGGGGGCCGACCTTCCTGTTTCGGCCTCCGACGCGGCGTCTGCCATGTATTCCCTCTCCTCTGCCGGGTTCAACGCCGGGCAGGTCATGGACTCGGTCCAGAGCGTCGTATCCCTTAGCATTGCGCAGAACTACGACCTGGGAGAGTCGGCGAACGCCGTGGTAATGGCACTCAAGAGCTACAGCCTAGAGGCGTCGGAGTCGGAGAGAGTTACCGACGTGTTCAACAACTCCATATCATCATCCATGATGACCATGGAGAAATTCCAGAGCGCGCTAAGATACGTCGGGCCCGTGGCGTCAAAGCTGGGGCTGTCTTTGGAGACTACAGCGGCGGCCATGTCCACTCTTGCCGACGCGGGGCTTGACGGGTCCCAGATAGGGACGAGCCTCCGGTCAGTCATGCTGAAACTGATCGACCCGACAGACGAAGCGGCCAAGGTGCTAAGTCGGTTGGGAGTGAAAGCATACGACACGGCGACAGGGAAGCTCCGCCCCCTGGACGAGATTTTTAGACAGCTGAAAGACTCGGGCATGGACGCCGCCGATGCCGCGCGTATCTTCGGAACAGAGGGGGCTACGGCGGGGCTCACTCTGGCGGGAATGGCCGATAAGCTCAAGGACCTAGAGGCCCAGATGGGCAAGACTGGCACGACTCAAGAGCTCCTGGCGAAGCAGATGGAGAGCTGGAACAACAAGCTGAAAGAGGTCCAGTCTGCCCTCAGCGAGACGATGATGATTACCTTTGACGGCATGAAGGAAAACGCCAAGGGCGTTATCGGGACCGTGAAGGAGATCATAGACTCCTTCAACACGTGGGCGAAAGAGACCGGAGTCCTCGGCGACTCGGTAAAGGCGTTCTTCGACGGGCTCGGCTCCGGCATGGGATCGGTCGATGAGTTCAAAGACAAACTGAACAGCCTGGACGTTGAAGAGATCTCCAAAGGGTTCGAGAACTTTGGCGAGGGAGTCTCAAAGCTCGTGGGGGCGTTGAAGGATTTAGGAGACATGATCCCCTGGGGCTGGTTGATAAACAACTTCAAGGGCCTTGCCCTTGCCATCACGGGACTTTGGGCAACGGGAAAAATTATTACTGTTTGCGGGAACATTGCCCTGTTGGGGGAAAAGCTTATCTGGCTTTTGAATGCGGCTATCATCCCCCTGATGACCACCCCTCTGGGCGGCTTGTTTGCGGCGCTGGGAGTCACTGTGGGGGTACTCACAAAAAAGCTATATGACTTCTCCAAAGCTCAAGACGAAGCCTGGGACGCAAAAGAGAGCGCCGACCAGATGGAGGAAAACGCCCGTAATTATACCGAGGCGGTCAAAGGGAACGCCGAGGCCCTGGCAAAACTCCCCCCGTACTATCGGGAAATGGCGGATGCGTCCATCAAGGCGAAAGAGGAAGCCAAAAAGTCGGCAGAAGAGACTCAGCGCAACATAGACAAGATGAAAGAACAGGCCGAAGCTGGGACGTTCTCGATCGAGAACGTCATGGCGGTCTATGGAGACAAGATAAAGCAACTGGCCCAGGAAGCCGGAAAAGCAGGGCAAGACATAAAGAGCTACGTCCTCCAGGGGCTGGGAGATATGCCGGAGTCGACGAGGAAAGTCGTAGCCCAGGCGGTGGACCTGATGGGCGAGGAGCTGGGGAGAGGAAATGACGCCCTACAGAAGGGGTTCTCTCCTCTCGGCGTAGACGAGCTGGGGGCCGCCTTGGAAAAGGTCCGGGCGATGTCCAAAGAGGTCCAGGCCAAGGGGAAAAAGGCTATGGAGGTCTTTGGTCTATCGTCTTCTGAGGCTGGGGCCGTCATGAAAGAAGAGCTCTTGAAGACGGTCATTGGGATAAAAGACCAGTTCGAAGAAAGTAGCCCGTATATGGCTACCGCTTTCGTGTCTGCTATGGAGAAGATGGGGATGTCTGGAGGAGATGCCCTTATAAAGGCAGTCTCATCCAAGCTCAGAGGTGGAATCGGAACGCCCTTAGAGGAAATGACAGATGGAGAGGCGTTAAAACAAGCTCTAAAAAACCTGGATAAAAATATACTGGTCGCCCGACAGCAAGCGGAAGAAGCTATTTCCAGCTTTGGGACCCCAAGAGATAACGCAATGGAGACGTTCCGGGAGCAGGTGATAAAAGAGGCTTCCCATCTGGAATCGGAGCTCAAGAATAAAAACCCGCATCTGGCAGACGCCTTTGTACGGGCGTTGACCGACGCAGGGAAAAGAGGAGGAGGAAAGCTCTTTGAAGAAATTTCAAAGGCTTTGAAAGCGGCGAAAGATGCAGGGGAAGCAGAACTCTCGGGGATTGCTAAGACGTCGCAGGAAGAGAGCTGGATCGACGGCAAAAAGACACTTTTCCAGGGGGGCGATTTCGCTCAAATAGACAAGGAGGTCCAAAGGATAAAGGCGCTCGTCTCGGCAGGATATCGACAAATGAACGAAGAGAACGAGAAAGAAATTGTTACCTCCTGGACGCAGAACGGGAAAGCCGTTACCGAGGTTTTTGATAAGACTTTTGCAACTATACGGAGGCAGTCGGTAGATCTTTTTGACAGCATATCCTCCAAAAAAGCAGACGGGGCGGCGAGCCCCGCTTCTCCCGTAGGAATAGGTTTTGATGGAGGAGAGCCCATGAAAAACCTAAAATCGGTCGGGGCCACTCTTTCAACAGAGGCAACCGTGGTCGTGAGAGAGATCCAGGGAGTGTTATCCCGGGGGTTGTCCTCTATGGAAATTCCCCTTTCGGGAATCACAAAAAGTCTGTCTGTTTCTGCCGGAGTTATGGGGGAAACCATTGTAAGGGGGATAAATCAGATTCTTCAAAAGTCTGCCCCTGCGCTGGAAGCCTCTGGCACGATACTGGGAACTGCAATGGGGAACGCCATGGCAAAGGGGATAGATAGATCTCTCTCGGCCTCTTTTGCAAGATTAGAGAAAAAAATAGCGGGGATGCAGTCGTCGATAAAAAACAGCTCTTCCCAAGCCGCTACTAGCGGGACGACGGGGACGCTTGCCCAAGAATTGGCCGAGAAAGGGGGAGGCTTGTGA
- a CDS encoding phage virion morphogenesis protein produces the protein MKITMEVIGADAVRKDIMEIAKAPSTKKVWKAVAQVMKSESLRCFREQRAPDGTPWQKLSEGTLKSRAYRRTRGYRKKLKKIYGYQSKAFMRSKSGAKILMDTGKLRASIATKHSNGSAMVGSVLSYAKVHQTGGKHIPARPYLGVSDSGMDRIRGIILHHVKEAAWK, from the coding sequence ATGAAGATAACCATGGAGGTCATCGGAGCGGATGCGGTACGGAAGGACATTATGGAGATCGCCAAGGCCCCATCGACAAAAAAGGTCTGGAAGGCCGTTGCTCAGGTGATGAAGTCGGAGTCTCTGCGATGTTTCAGAGAGCAGAGGGCCCCTGACGGGACGCCGTGGCAGAAGCTGTCGGAGGGGACGCTCAAGAGCCGGGCGTATCGCAGGACGAGAGGATACAGGAAGAAGCTCAAAAAGATCTACGGGTATCAGTCCAAGGCGTTTATGCGGTCCAAGTCCGGGGCCAAGATCCTCATGGACACCGGCAAGCTCCGGGCCTCCATCGCCACGAAACACAGCAACGGCTCGGCCATGGTGGGGTCGGTCCTCTCCTATGCCAAGGTCCACCAAACAGGGGGAAAGCACATCCCCGCCCGTCCATACCTTGGGGTATCCGACTCCGGGATGGATAGAATACGGGGCATTATCCTGCACCACGTAAAGGAGGCGGCGTGGAAATGA
- a CDS encoding phage protein Gp36 family protein, which yields MADVRGELYLPLVTQMERQFGEELPSYLEGHIRRADDYIDARLSRSFTVPFDRPPTVVVTISAKLAAYFATAHFSETEELSEDKYKAAKEMLTDLQVSGVLPGEQEEAPRGLIRGGGAEQVFTDDAMSDW from the coding sequence GTGGCAGACGTGAGGGGGGAGCTATATCTCCCCCTCGTCACCCAGATGGAAAGGCAGTTCGGCGAGGAGTTGCCTTCCTACCTGGAGGGGCATATACGAAGGGCGGATGACTATATCGACGCCCGGCTATCCAGGAGCTTCACCGTGCCGTTTGATAGGCCGCCGACTGTGGTCGTAACCATTTCGGCTAAGCTGGCGGCTTATTTCGCCACGGCGCATTTCTCCGAGACAGAGGAACTCTCGGAGGACAAATACAAGGCGGCCAAGGAAATGCTAACGGATCTCCAGGTATCGGGCGTCTTGCCCGGCGAGCAAGAGGAGGCTCCCCGAGGGCTGATCCGAGGGGGCGGGGCGGAGCAGGTCTTCACCGACGACGCTATGTCGGATTGGTGA
- a CDS encoding major capsid protein has translation MDPLELYTPATLTHSINRIKPENLYLSKILGKGVSVKSPTETAMFDVEHGRRDLAPMGNNGDPATKVDFAESYKTYTVTPPQIFLEDTIKASDVAKLRMAGQSPIILGSGNSDGVVAAFNDMIAKKQKNLKRSIARRIEWMFSQALGTGGIDYTCASSGRSFSVDFGVPAGNKFTVSEKWDASSSAGDPLTQFPQFQRTFAAQNGVNPTVIIAGTAAADAFRANSNVKSWLKSAGVQLLQINQGIKEDLVTPVAQIPGVGTMVEYAASYPADGATPASPYIPEDCVILTHPSLWEMHYGAVSDFDLGENPLAMVELYSKIKVSPDGKTKSLYVESHPLPVLTCDTGIMVIKVCG, from the coding sequence ATGGACCCTTTGGAGCTCTATACCCCGGCAACTCTCACGCACTCGATCAATAGGATCAAGCCGGAGAATCTGTACCTATCAAAGATCCTCGGCAAGGGAGTCTCGGTGAAATCTCCTACCGAGACGGCTATGTTTGACGTCGAACACGGCAGAAGGGATCTCGCCCCCATGGGGAACAACGGAGACCCCGCCACCAAAGTCGACTTTGCGGAAAGCTACAAGACCTACACCGTCACCCCTCCTCAGATCTTTTTGGAGGATACCATCAAGGCGTCGGACGTGGCCAAGCTTCGCATGGCCGGACAGTCGCCCATCATCCTGGGGTCTGGGAACAGTGACGGCGTAGTCGCGGCGTTTAACGATATGATCGCCAAGAAACAGAAGAACCTAAAAAGGTCTATCGCCAGGCGGATCGAGTGGATGTTCTCTCAGGCTCTCGGCACTGGCGGGATCGATTATACGTGTGCCTCCTCCGGACGCTCCTTCTCGGTGGACTTCGGCGTACCTGCCGGGAACAAGTTCACCGTATCGGAGAAGTGGGACGCCTCCTCCAGTGCTGGCGATCCTCTGACACAGTTTCCGCAGTTCCAGCGCACCTTTGCGGCCCAGAACGGTGTCAACCCTACGGTAATCATTGCCGGGACCGCCGCCGCTGATGCTTTCCGAGCCAACAGCAACGTCAAGAGCTGGCTCAAGAGCGCAGGGGTCCAGCTCCTCCAGATCAACCAGGGCATCAAAGAGGACCTCGTTACTCCGGTCGCTCAGATCCCCGGAGTCGGGACGATGGTCGAATATGCGGCCTCCTATCCGGCTGACGGAGCTACCCCGGCAAGCCCTTATATCCCGGAGGATTGCGTCATTCTGACCCATCCTTCCCTCTGGGAAATGCACTATGGGGCTGTCAGTGACTTCGACCTTGGGGAGAATCCCCTGGCGATGGTGGAGCTATACAGCAAGATCAAGGTCTCTCCCGACGGCAAGACGAAGAGCCTGTACGTGGAATCCCACCCCTTGCCGGTCCTGACCTGCGACACGGGAATCATGGTCATCAAGGTCTGCGGATAG
- a CDS encoding phage protease — MPELLTTQAISLSEELLYNALPIGKFHDPRYGEVNITPDLVTGLAANMGKAPSYPPPVKIGHGDGAPSPGVVKEAIAKPDGLYLRMEVDDKAAEEIRNGRYRYMSAEYTPDYTDKKTGKKVGAALLGVALVNQPGHPGVKPLFLSDSGAWEQGESTEPMNDPAPAPDDNEKGGKNMDPEKIKELEAKLAELEAKNKELSDKAEESKKLADASEAEAERLRKAKHEADVKAFCDGWVGKGVPPVVMDKIRPVLMADDSKVIKLSDDKQTDLKTLLNDVLGSVPKISLSAMGDPAAEAKVEATKAIELGDNIAACANGPKEEE, encoded by the coding sequence ATGCCGGAACTATTGACGACACAGGCGATATCTCTGTCGGAGGAGTTGCTGTACAACGCCTTGCCGATAGGGAAGTTTCACGATCCGAGATATGGGGAGGTCAACATAACACCGGACTTGGTGACAGGCTTGGCGGCAAACATGGGGAAAGCCCCCTCGTATCCTCCTCCTGTCAAGATCGGACACGGCGACGGAGCACCGAGCCCCGGAGTGGTGAAGGAAGCTATAGCGAAACCGGATGGTTTGTACCTCCGGATGGAGGTGGACGACAAAGCGGCAGAAGAGATCAGGAACGGGCGATATCGGTACATGAGCGCCGAATATACGCCGGACTATACGGACAAGAAGACGGGCAAGAAGGTGGGGGCGGCTCTCCTCGGTGTCGCACTGGTGAACCAACCAGGACATCCGGGAGTGAAGCCCCTATTTTTGAGCGACAGCGGAGCATGGGAGCAGGGGGAATCTACGGAACCGATGAACGACCCGGCTCCGGCCCCTGACGACAACGAGAAAGGTGGCAAAAACATGGACCCGGAGAAGATAAAAGAGCTAGAGGCGAAACTGGCAGAGCTGGAGGCCAAGAACAAGGAGCTGTCCGATAAGGCGGAGGAGAGCAAAAAGCTGGCGGACGCTTCGGAGGCGGAAGCGGAAAGGCTCCGGAAGGCAAAGCACGAGGCAGATGTAAAGGCTTTCTGCGACGGCTGGGTGGGGAAAGGCGTTCCTCCGGTCGTCATGGACAAGATCCGTCCTGTGCTGATGGCTGACGACAGCAAAGTTATCAAGCTATCCGATGACAAGCAGACGGATCTCAAGACCCTGTTGAACGACGTCCTGGGATCTGTACCGAAGATCTCCCTATCCGCCATGGGCGACCCTGCGGCAGAGGCGAAGGTCGAGGCTACGAAAGCGATTGAGCTGGGAGACAATATAGCGGCTTGCGCGAACGGGCCGAAGGAGGAGGAATAA
- a CDS encoding YjcQ family protein, whose translation MKLETKELVLAAIYAEYQKDLPQMENISPESIGIDSQVFNVAICKLENEEYIRDAVMVFAGEEAFPVVVRTSKVKITNAGIEYVERLFEIERSSRRYDKLRKVTEKLVDNVASQFLIGYITQILAGF comes from the coding sequence ATGAAGCTTGAAACGAAAGAGCTTGTCCTGGCGGCGATATATGCAGAGTACCAAAAAGACCTGCCTCAAATGGAGAACATCAGCCCCGAGTCTATTGGGATCGATTCTCAGGTTTTTAACGTGGCGATCTGCAAACTCGAGAATGAGGAGTATATCAGGGACGCTGTTATGGTTTTTGCGGGGGAGGAAGCGTTCCCAGTAGTCGTCCGAACCTCTAAGGTTAAGATAACCAATGCTGGAATCGAATACGTCGAAAGGCTTTTTGAGATAGAAAGATCTTCTCGCCGATATGACAAGCTGCGCAAGGTGACAGAAAAGCTGGTGGATAACGTTGCTTCACAATTCCTCATCGGCTATATAACGCAGATCCTCGCAGGATTCTAA
- a CDS encoding minor capsid protein encodes MAVQTFAEQLSRWKQGERNDTLEARVKALRRTGRTHARLWKHVTAKAWKAVKPWIDKAVKEGKDGGIPMGDNGPEIEKALMSGMRNAVEAGYRQSKRTIREITKTVSLSDDWNDVLPEEALSWLDRYVPELARVYENAVLEEVREVISRSLREGVTNSLTATELGRVNRQLSRFARSRLECISRTEAMRAYSMGSLRSAIDSEAVVGFEFSAVLDSRTSEICHAREGMRFRINDPRLAHNTPPLHPNCRSVLLPLTAEEFPDGIEEDTRIDRLPDSTQRPIDIEAVRSVLSFNGKMTGMKNIDIVIDSLTSCLLFRATGKKVETEFSPATPSNLKALKKKGWKFNWEKELGEGREVIQLTLEGEYEIQGLVSLEPQPSGGCVYVHLAESAPHNIGKNGKMEGVGAHLFAIAAQLSEEKGFEGFVAFESKTNLIDHYRDKLGAKQLGNSTRMFIDESSARKLIDTYMHGRRVQDD; translated from the coding sequence ATGGCGGTCCAGACTTTTGCGGAACAACTCTCTCGCTGGAAGCAAGGAGAGCGAAATGACACCCTCGAAGCCAGAGTAAAGGCCCTCCGACGGACAGGGCGAACCCATGCCAGGCTATGGAAGCACGTCACGGCGAAAGCATGGAAGGCGGTAAAGCCCTGGATAGATAAGGCAGTCAAGGAAGGTAAAGACGGAGGCATCCCCATGGGGGACAACGGGCCAGAGATAGAGAAAGCTCTCATGTCCGGGATGCGTAACGCGGTAGAGGCCGGATACAGACAAAGCAAAAGAACAATCCGGGAGATAACGAAGACTGTCTCCCTGTCGGACGACTGGAACGATGTGTTACCGGAAGAGGCGTTGTCTTGGCTTGACCGGTATGTTCCAGAGCTGGCGAGAGTATACGAGAACGCCGTCCTGGAAGAGGTCCGAGAGGTTATCTCCAGATCCTTGCGGGAAGGCGTGACGAATAGTTTGACTGCGACGGAACTGGGGAGAGTCAACCGCCAACTTTCAAGGTTCGCCCGAAGTCGACTGGAGTGCATATCCAGGACCGAGGCGATGAGGGCCTATTCCATGGGGTCTCTCCGGTCGGCGATAGACTCGGAGGCCGTGGTTGGATTTGAGTTTTCTGCGGTACTGGATAGCCGGACCTCGGAGATATGCCACGCCAGGGAAGGAATGCGCTTCCGCATAAATGACCCACGGCTTGCACACAACACGCCGCCTCTCCATCCCAATTGTCGGAGTGTCCTCCTCCCCCTGACGGCGGAGGAGTTCCCGGATGGGATAGAGGAAGACACCAGGATAGATAGATTGCCGGATTCCACACAGCGACCGATAGATATAGAGGCAGTTAGGAGCGTGCTAAGTTTTAATGGTAAAATGACTGGTATGAAGAATATCGATATCGTGATCGATAGCTTGACGTCGTGTCTTTTGTTTAGAGCTACAGGCAAAAAGGTAGAAACCGAGTTCTCCCCGGCGACCCCTTCTAACCTGAAGGCTTTGAAGAAAAAAGGTTGGAAGTTCAATTGGGAAAAGGAACTTGGTGAAGGCCGAGAGGTTATTCAGCTCACGTTGGAAGGTGAATATGAGATCCAGGGATTAGTTTCTTTGGAACCTCAGCCAAGCGGAGGGTGCGTTTATGTGCATCTGGCTGAGTCTGCACCTCACAACATAGGTAAAAATGGTAAAATGGAAGGGGTAGGAGCGCATCTTTTTGCGATAGCGGCTCAGCTGAGCGAAGAAAAAGGATTTGAGGGATTCGTTGCGTTTGAATCAAAGACGAATCTTATCGATCATTATCGTGATAAGCTGGGGGCGAAGCAGCTCGGTAACTCCACTCGGATGTTTATCGACGAATCTTCTGCCAGAAAATTGATAGATACGTATATGCATGGAAGGAGGGTCCAGGATGATTGA
- a CDS encoding phage portal protein family protein, giving the protein MKEKSKVFGFGYSDLAMQLMSAMDQPVANNDYKASQYKEMLNDETIGTGMEYLCYSIVGKIRGYSHPDEKIKDLIDNCQMSLRGTLEEARRSLLENGLGYGFGVSEFSLFENNGALSLSSLQSYDPQTLKFIFGKGEDNAIRIAKIRQSAGGKDLDIPVEKCVVYRHGTGSTPYGRSRLRRCWRWYAFKRAIPKFWAVALERFGMPALVGKSEDTEQMDKILSGAHSKSHFAIGLEDEISTLNGGTSGNGTTMGTGYEQALSFCNKMLYRAMFLPSLLEGGEGGGSYSLGAIHWRMFNDACLWLARELAEVEIEQLWRPIIEWNFGPQESYGELDVSDSGTPDEKKIMSEVFLNAVNGGYIYPDEGDAEWMRERLGFPEEPEGGEAVPWRSRLLRNNSLAGSKESEMTPSKPE; this is encoded by the coding sequence GTGAAAGAGAAATCCAAGGTATTTGGGTTCGGGTATTCCGATCTGGCGATGCAACTCATGAGCGCTATGGATCAGCCTGTGGCGAACAACGACTACAAGGCATCTCAGTACAAGGAGATGCTGAACGACGAGACCATAGGGACCGGAATGGAATACCTATGTTATTCCATCGTCGGCAAGATCCGGGGCTACTCCCATCCCGACGAAAAGATAAAAGACCTGATAGATAACTGCCAGATGTCACTCAGGGGGACATTGGAGGAAGCCAGGCGAAGCCTTTTAGAAAACGGGCTCGGATACGGATTCGGCGTATCCGAGTTTTCTCTTTTTGAGAATAACGGGGCTTTGTCTTTATCGTCCCTCCAGTCATACGATCCCCAGACGTTGAAATTTATCTTCGGCAAGGGGGAGGATAACGCTATCAGAATAGCGAAGATCAGACAGTCGGCGGGGGGCAAGGACTTGGATATCCCCGTCGAAAAATGTGTTGTCTACCGCCACGGGACTGGGAGTACCCCCTACGGAAGATCTCGGCTTCGACGGTGCTGGAGGTGGTATGCCTTCAAACGAGCGATACCGAAGTTTTGGGCGGTGGCTCTGGAAAGGTTTGGAATGCCCGCGCTTGTAGGAAAATCTGAGGATACGGAGCAGATGGACAAGATCCTTAGCGGGGCTCATTCAAAATCACATTTTGCCATAGGGCTGGAAGACGAGATTTCTACGCTTAACGGAGGAACTTCAGGGAACGGTACGACGATGGGGACAGGATACGAGCAGGCGCTATCTTTCTGCAACAAGATGCTCTACCGAGCGATGTTCCTCCCCTCCCTCCTGGAAGGCGGCGAGGGCGGAGGATCTTATTCTCTTGGGGCGATACACTGGCGGATGTTCAACGACGCTTGCCTCTGGCTTGCTCGTGAGCTTGCAGAGGTGGAGATAGAGCAACTATGGCGTCCGATCATCGAGTGGAACTTTGGTCCTCAAGAAAGCTACGGTGAGCTGGATGTATCGGACTCTGGGACTCCGGACGAAAAGAAGATCATGTCCGAGGTGTTCTTGAACGCCGTCAACGGCGGATACATCTACCCTGATGAAGGGGATGCCGAATGGATGCGAGAGCGTCTTGGTTTCCCTGAAGAGCCGGAGGGTGGTGAGGCGGTACCATGGCGGTCCAGACTTTTGCGGAACAACTCTCTCGCTGGAAGCAAGGAGAGCGAAATGACACCCTCGAAGCCAGAGTAA
- a CDS encoding PBSX family phage terminase large subunit, whose translation MAMKRVTIEFNSIFRVANNCRKRYRVLKGSAGSGKSVNIAQDYVLKLMDPRYKGANLLVVRKVEGSNKDSTYAELLGAISRTCGDKADLIWDTTTNPLQMTCRITGSRIIFRGMNDARQREKVKSITFPTGKLTWIWIEEATELEESDVDILDDRLRGLLDNPNLYYQITFTFNPVSASHWIKRKYFDITSPDIFTHHSTYLDNRFIDEAYHRRMELRQVQDPDGYRVYGLGEWGETGGLILSRYVVEDFCRDKGRFDFMVHSQDFGFNHANAILTVGFRDGELYICDEIYVYEHDTTEIIEIARKRGLDKHLRMWCDSAEPDRIKMWRKAGYKALAVKKESGSVRAQIDYLKGLKIHIHPDCRWTLKEIQSWRWRKDGRTGLYADEPVEFFDDAMAALRYSVEDLRRRKAKGKPRSGGSRIAPNLFG comes from the coding sequence ATGGCGATGAAAAGGGTAACGATTGAGTTCAATTCGATTTTTCGGGTAGCAAACAACTGCCGGAAGCGATATCGGGTCCTAAAGGGGTCAGCCGGGTCGGGGAAATCCGTCAATATAGCTCAGGACTACGTCCTAAAACTGATGGATCCTCGGTACAAGGGAGCGAACCTGTTGGTGGTCAGGAAGGTGGAGGGCTCCAACAAAGACTCCACCTATGCCGAGCTTCTTGGGGCGATCTCTCGCACCTGTGGAGATAAAGCAGACCTGATCTGGGACACCACCACAAACCCTCTCCAGATGACCTGCCGGATCACCGGAAGCCGGATCATTTTCCGAGGTATGAACGACGCCAGACAGAGGGAGAAGGTCAAGTCCATTACCTTTCCGACAGGTAAGCTCACTTGGATCTGGATCGAGGAGGCAACAGAGCTGGAGGAGTCGGACGTGGACATTCTGGACGACCGTCTAAGGGGTCTCCTGGATAATCCAAATCTCTACTATCAGATCACCTTCACCTTTAACCCGGTGAGTGCCTCTCACTGGATCAAACGGAAATACTTCGACATCACCTCGCCGGATATCTTCACCCACCATTCTACGTATCTGGACAACCGATTCATCGATGAGGCGTATCACCGCCGCATGGAGCTCCGTCAGGTCCAAGATCCCGACGGCTATCGGGTGTATGGGCTGGGCGAGTGGGGCGAAACTGGCGGCCTGATCCTCTCTCGTTACGTAGTGGAAGATTTCTGTCGGGACAAGGGTCGTTTCGACTTTATGGTCCACTCTCAGGACTTCGGTTTCAACCATGCCAATGCAATCCTGACGGTAGGGTTCAGGGACGGCGAGCTTTATATCTGCGACGAGATCTACGTCTACGAGCACGACACGACGGAGATCATCGAGATAGCCCGCAAAAGGGGATTGGATAAGCATCTTCGTATGTGGTGTGACTCAGCCGAGCCGGATCGGATCAAGATGTGGCGGAAGGCTGGATATAAAGCACTAGCCGTAAAGAAGGAGTCTGGGAGCGTCAGGGCCCAGATAGATTATTTGAAGGGACTGAAGATCCACATACACCCCGATTGTCGCTGGACCTTGAAGGAGATCCAGTCGTGGAGATGGAGGAAGGACGGAAGAACCGGACTTTATGCCGACGAGCCGGTGGAGTTCTTCGACGACGCTATGGCGGCTTTAAGGTACAGCGTCGAGGACCTGCGTAGGAGAAAGGCTAAAGGTAAACCTCGCTCCGGTGGCTCTCGCATAGCTCCCAACCTTTTCGGATAG